TCTTTGACAAGGTAaatgtggttttttttttatgtataagaACCTGCAAAGTTGAATGAAAAATTCTTGGGGAAATTTTTGTAAGTCAAATTTTTGACGTGAGTGAGGGATTGTGATCGTGCTCTGTTTCAGTCTCTAAAGAAGATTGATGATTCTGGATTACATTATCATGGGAGGAGCTTGTTCAAGGAAGAGAGATCAACAAGTTGAGGATATTTTAAACAGAGGTGTCTCTGGAAAATATAGCAAGAGTTCAAGTTCGAAATGGTTAGCTACTTCGCTCTCTAGGTCTGGCTCCGATGTTAAACGGAAGAATGGAGAATGCCCGTCGCTTATGGAGCTCTGTGTCCGCAAGATACAGGAGGTATATTGTTTCCACTTACCAGGCTCTAATTAGTGTATAAACGCTAGCCTAATGTTTGAACTCTGTTTCATTGCAGGACATTGATAGATATACCAAGTTCTCTGACCTACCTAGAGATATCAGTCAGCAGATTTTTGATGAATTGGTTTATTCCCAGAGGTTAACTTTAAAGTCTCTTGAGGCATTTCGGGACTGTGCAATCCAGGTAAAGTCCTTGGTGTTTCTCTTGTGTTCATGTCCTATTAGTGTAACGGATATCTTTGTCTGACTCACAATTTGTGAAAGCAGGATCTTTACTTGGGGGAATACCCTGGAGTTAATGATGACTGGATGGATGTCATCTCCTCGCAAAGTACATCGTTGCTTTCTGTTGATTTTTCGGGGTCTGATATCACAGACTCTGGACTGGTTTCTTTAAAAGGTTGCACAAACCTGGAATctttaaactttaatttctGTGACCAGATATCCAACCGTGGGCTTGTGCATCTCAGCGGTAAACTTTACTCATTTTCAcacatttcttttgttttctgctTATCGAAGTTTTCCTTGTACTTTATATGTGTATGTTTCCTAAACGTAGCTGCTACATATCTGATATTAAACACTTTCAGGCCTCTCAAATTTGACGAGCCTGAGCTTTAGAAGGAATGCTGCAATCACTGCACAAGGCATGCGTGCATTATCCAACTTGGTtaacttgaagaagctagatcTTGAGAAGTGTCCTGGGATTGACGGTGGGCTTGTTCACCTGCGAGGTACATAGCTATGTGTTTTATTGTGATAATTGCCAGTTTTCTGTACCCTACTTTTTCACTTAGTCAATGTCTTTTCTTCATCCCATTTAGCTTCTCTGCACTTTTCTATCTTTTCCAGCTTTAACCAAGCTAGAGTCCTTGAACATAAAGTGGTGTAACTGCATAACTGATGCAGACATGGAGCCTCTTTCAGGTAACAAAAATATACGTCTCCTTCACATGTTTTATTACTTTCCCAAGTAGATGTGCTTACTCCTATTTGCTTCAGTACTTACAAATCTGAGGAGCTTACAGATTTGCTGCAGTAAGATTACCGATATCGGTATTAGCTACCTTAAAGGTAGGGGTTTTGATTATCATACTCCTTTTATCACCATTTGTCTCACATCTTACGTTGTACACGAAGCGTGATTCACTTCTTCCACTTGCTTGCTTCAGGGCTAAACAAGCTTAATTTATTGAACTTGGAGGGGTGCCGTCATGTTACTGCTGCATGCTTGGACACACTCACAGGTTTGTATAGACATCCTCATGGTATGTTTTGGACTGTACATGTAATGACACCTTCGAGATGAACTCAtatgagttttttcttttggttttatagcTCTTGCAGGGTTGATGTATTTGAACCTCAATAGATGTAATTTTTCAGACAGCGGGTGTGAAAAGTTTTCTGGTGAGTGTTACTTGACTTCCTCGCAGTTAAATGGTAATTTTTGCTTTTCGAAAACTCTCCAATCTCtgctataatttttttcaCGCTCCTTTGcagatttaattaatttgaagatACTAAACTTGGGCATGAACAACATTACAAATTCATGCTTGGTCCACCTGAAAGGTTGTCTCACTTTCACTATATCATGTTtccactattttttttggaatccTCTCTTTTTACCATTTCGTGTTGTCTGCTAAATTGCtaatcaagaaaattttattCTCAGGTTTGACAAAGTTGGAAAGCTTGAATTTGGATTCTTGTAGAATTGGTGACGAAGGACTGGTACATTTATCAGGTGATTGCTACTTTTGTTGTTATACTGTTATCATGGATATTCGTATTCGATATTCATTTATAGTCATGTGGTTGTAGGTATGCTTGAGTTGAAATCTCTGGAGTTGTCTGATACCGAAGTAGGAAGCAATGGTCTTCGCCATCTCTCTGGTTAACCATTTTCCCTTTGTCATTTCCATTTTGTATCTtgtgatttatttgtttgttgattaGTGCGTttatgttactatatataggCCTGTCAAACCTAGAGAGCATAAACTTGTCATTTACTGTTGTGACCGATAGcggtttaagaaaattatctGGTTTGACATCTCTTCGAACATTGAATCTGGATGCTCGTCATGTTACTGATGCTGGTCTTTCCGCGCTCACAAGTAAGTCCTTCCAGTGCAAAGTTATTTGCTTTGGTATGATGTGGTTACCACCTCTTGAGTAACCCACTGTCTGTTTTTGTTCTAGGTTTGACAGGGTTGACGCACCTTGATCTCTTCGGTGCTCGTATCACAGATTCTGGAACAAATCACCTACGAAGTaagtttttgatgtttattaTCTATTCTTTTCCGTGGAGATCTGCCTCATAAACtttctttgttggttttcttCTGATACAGACCTGAAGAAACTGCAGTCACTTGAAATATGTGGTGGTGGATTAACCGATACTGGTGTCAAGAACATAAAAGATCTTTCATCCCTCACTCTCCTCAATCTATCACAAAACTCCAATCTCACAGACAAAACACTGGAGTTGATTTCTGGTAAATATACAATTCTTGTTCAATGAGACAAATCATATGTACCTGAAACCTGAACCATAATCTCATAAAACCCGCAGGATTGACCGGATTGGTCTCTCTGAACGTCTCAAACTCTCGAGTATCAAGCTCAGGACTACGTCACCTGAAGCCATTGAAGAACTTGAGATCTCTGACCTTGGAGTCCTGCAAGCTCTCTGCTAATGACATCAGGAAGCTTCAGGCGACTGATCTGCCAAACTTGGTCAACTTCCGTCctgaataaaataatatgttcaAAGGCAAATTCACGAACTCTGTAAATAGATCGATCTCCTCTGGTCTCAGACTAAGACACTGCTCTTAGATATATCGTCAAAAGCTATGCTCTTCTTCGGATTATTTGCTGAAGAAACTGTAAATAAAGCTTCTTTCAAGCTATGGCCGGACGAAAGAGTCCTCCATGGCTCTTCTACGTGGTCAGCTTTCAGGAtctgtttggtttgtttatctACTGAAGTGAACCAACATAAACTGTCACTCTtgtaaatatatgtaaattcgAAATATCGACtgtaatatataattgaatatCTTGCACAATAGAAAATCTATGTGAAGGTAAAAATctcagaaaaggaaaagagagagaaacaacaTCAGTCACTGTTTTTATCCAAACTTCACTACTGAATTACTGTGAAAATATGTTACATCTAAATGTTAAGAATCTCTGGGTCATAAatttttctaccaaaaaaataagaaagaaaagacttTTAAATAGAAGAAAGGGAATCAGAGAGGTAGGTGGCTCTCGGATCAGATCATCTCTGAGGCTGATCAGATGCAGAGGCTCCAACGGAAGGTGCAGTTGGTGCACCGCTAGCCGACCCGTTCTCAGCCGGTGGAGCGACTCCCCATTTACCTTCAGACTCGAGCGGTTCGAATATGTGCACTCCCCCGTCTGAGAGACCAACTGCAAACATGTTTGGTTCTTGCGGATGTGCAGCAATCACTAGTGGATGTACGTTTGAATTGCTGCACAAGTCAACAAGAGGAGCTTTATGATATATAAACAACTAACCGATTGATGTTTAGAAACGTTCTTTCCGAAATTTAaagattcctctgtttttttgggtaaatttCAAGATTCCTCTGTTTACCTGAGACTAGCTGGTAGATACGCAGAAGGGTTGACCCGGCAACGCAGCCGTAGATTTGCAGAGCTAAATACACAAACTGTTGCATCCATAAAACTCGCGTAGACCAATTGGCTATCGCATGAGAATGTGGCATGAGTGATTGGAGCTAATGATTCTCGAACAGCCCACTGAAACATTGCAATCATTAATCATCTTTCAAATGCAATAAATTGCAGATCTTAGAGAGAGCGGcctataaatataaaatacctGTTTCATGCATTCGAGCTTGGTAGTTTCGTATATAGCAAGTTGCGTCTCGTGCACAACGAGGAAGTGAGCTTGATCTTGATGGAACTGAACACGCGTATCTGAAGGTGCACTGTTTGGTCTTCCCTGTGGAAGTGGCAAAACCTTGCTTCTCTGCTTTTCCCATCCATCTGTGTTCCAAACACAAagctgaaacaaaaacatttcaaagaCTATTGATCTTTTCTTCATCgattctcaaaaaaaaaaaaaaaaatggtctAAGGCGGGAACCTGTGCATCTGCTCCAGACGAAACCAACACGTTTAATACGTTGGAGAAGGCAAGACCAGTTATTCTCTTTGAATGACCTTTAAGCTTACTCTTCACCTGCAGGAGCAAACAAGGAACATGATGGCCATCatattaacaaacaaaacacttcatcttcttttctaCATTCTTCTCTTGAGTTTTGATGCATTACCTCATCAACACGGACATTATAAATCTGAATCGTGCTATCATCCATCCCAATAGCGATGATATTGTTGTCTTGAGGatgaaaagcaagaaaagtAGCAGCCGGTGGTGGGGGCATGAAAGTCGCCATTGTCTGCAAATTATTAGCCAAGAACAGTCAGTCAAATTGCATACACAGAACATCAAAAGATCAGCATCTATGTGTCCCCATTACCTTAAACGTCATCATGTTAAATAAGGATATCTTTCCTCCGGAGGCTGACATTACATATGAATCATTCTTGGATAAAGCAAAACAAGGTACAGCTTCCTCGGGATTGGTTTCAGCAACATCGTTAGTCATGAGGATCCCACTAGCTGGTTGCCACTGCTGAGGCGGTAAAGAAGCTGTCGCCTACACGGAAAATCGAGATGTAGAGATCAGTGACACTTATCATTATTTGACTAAGAAAGAGTCTCAATTTCACCTTTCCAGTTGCGTTGCGCTCATTCCGCTGCCATTTCCATAGAAGATGAATTGCGTTTGATGCCAGAGCCAAAATAGCATTTCCCGAATTCGTGAAAATCAATCTTGATATCTGCCAAAAGTCATTGGTTTTATTGTCAGAAAAAAGAacagctatatatatataccctaTACATGGCTcagaaaatgtatattttatataccTTGGCTACTCTCAGATTCTCAGGGAGTCTCAGTGACCTGCATTGAGAAGGCTCGCTGACTTCAGTAAGCTTC
This sequence is a window from Arabidopsis thaliana chromosome 1 sequence. Protein-coding genes within it:
- a CDS encoding Leucine-rich repeat family protein (Leucine-rich repeat family protein; BEST Arabidopsis thaliana protein match is: Leucine-rich repeat (LRR) family protein (TAIR:AT4G23840.1); Has 38052 Blast hits to 19856 proteins in 856 species: Archae - 6; Bacteria - 8624; Metazoa - 11681; Fungi - 680; Plants - 12072; Viruses - 79; Other Eukaryotes - 4910 (source: NCBI BLink).), giving the protein MILDYIIMGGACSRKRDQQVEDILNRGVSGKYSKSSSSKWLATSLSRSGSDVKRKNGECPSLMELCVRKIQEDIDRYTKFSDLPRDISQQIFDELVYSQRLTLKSLEAFRDCAIQDLYLGEYPGVNDDWMDVISSQSTSLLSVDFSGSDITDSGLVSLKGCTNLESLNFNFCDQISNRGLVHLSGLSNLTSLSFRRNAAITAQGMRALSNLVNLKKLDLEKCPGIDGGLVHLRALTKLESLNIKWCNCITDADMEPLSVLTNLRSLQICCSKITDIGISYLKGLNKLNLLNLEGCRHVTAACLDTLTALAGLMYLNLNRCNFSDSGCEKFSDLINLKILNLGMNNITNSCLVHLKGLTKLESLNLDSCRIGDEGLVHLSGMLELKSLELSDTEVGSNGLRHLSGLSNLESINLSFTVVTDSGLRKLSGLTSLRTLNLDARHVTDAGLSALTSLTGLTHLDLFGARITDSGTNHLRNLKKLQSLEICGGGLTDTGVKNIKDLSSLTLLNLSQNSNLTDKTLELISGLTGLVSLNVSNSRVSSSGLRHLKPLKNLRSLTLESCKLSANDIRKLQATDLPNLVNFRPE